One segment of Fuscovulum ytuae DNA contains the following:
- a CDS encoding class I adenylate-forming enzyme family protein has translation MLSEIDLSPWPPCPAPFNMARHVLEASSTRFPDRMALQIVSPKGAERWSYARLMAAVRGCGTGFLAQGLQPGDRVLLRLGNEVAFPVAFLGAIAAGLVPVPSSAALTGAEISRMAGVIAPALIVAGEGVALPDPLPCPVVTAKQVLGWEALPPCDWNMGDPDRLGYAVFTSGTSGRAQAVGHAHRAIWARGMMHQGWEGITDGDRVLHAGAFNWTYTLGTGLMDPWTVGAVALIPAAGVEVMALPLLMKRFDVTVFAAAPGVYRQMLRGPMPALPKLRHGLSAGEAMAPDLRAAWEGATGRPVHEALGMTEVSTYLSGCPDRPQAPRTAGWVQPGRRLAVLGEDGQPVARGAVGTLAVHRSDPGLMLGYMGDAAATEARMRGDWFLTGDLAEMTHDGAVIYRGRADDLMNAGGFRVSPLEVEAAMATCPGIKDCAVTEVEVKAGVRVIGCFYLSDQPIPDAELAAHAEACLARWKQPRLWVRLDALPRSANNKLNRRALQGLLPKGTP, from the coding sequence ATGCTGTCTGAGATCGATCTTTCCCCATGGCCGCCCTGCCCCGCGCCTTTCAACATGGCGCGGCATGTGCTGGAGGCATCCTCTACCCGTTTTCCCGACCGGATGGCCTTGCAGATCGTCTCGCCCAAAGGGGCGGAGAGATGGAGCTATGCCCGCCTGATGGCGGCGGTGCGCGGCTGCGGGACGGGGTTTCTTGCGCAAGGCTTGCAGCCGGGGGACCGGGTGCTGTTGCGGCTGGGCAATGAGGTGGCCTTTCCCGTGGCCTTCCTTGGGGCCATCGCAGCGGGGCTGGTGCCTGTGCCAAGCTCGGCCGCGCTGACGGGGGCCGAGATTTCGCGGATGGCGGGGGTGATTGCGCCTGCGCTGATCGTGGCGGGCGAAGGGGTTGCGCTGCCCGATCCGTTGCCTTGCCCTGTGGTGACGGCGAAGCAGGTTCTGGGATGGGAAGCGCTGCCCCCTTGCGATTGGAACATGGGCGATCCTGATCGTCTGGGCTATGCCGTGTTCACCTCGGGCACCTCAGGCCGGGCACAGGCGGTGGGCCATGCGCATCGCGCGATCTGGGCGCGGGGGATGATGCATCAGGGCTGGGAGGGCATCACCGACGGGGACCGTGTGCTGCATGCGGGGGCTTTCAACTGGACCTATACGCTGGGCACCGGGCTGATGGACCCGTGGACGGTGGGGGCCGTTGCCCTGATCCCGGCGGCTGGGGTGGAGGTCATGGCGCTGCCCCTGTTGATGAAACGCTTTGATGTGACGGTCTTTGCCGCGGCACCGGGCGTGTATCGGCAAATGCTGCGCGGGCCGATGCCGGCCTTGCCCAAGCTGCGGCATGGGCTGAGCGCGGGCGAGGCGATGGCGCCTGACCTGCGCGCGGCGTGGGAGGGTGCGACGGGCCGGCCCGTGCATGAAGCGCTTGGGATGACAGAAGTATCGACCTATCTGTCCGGCTGCCCGGATCGACCACAGGCACCGAGAACGGCGGGATGGGTGCAGCCGGGGCGGCGCCTGGCGGTGCTGGGCGAAGACGGCCAGCCCGTCGCGCGGGGCGCAGTGGGCACGCTGGCCGTGCATCGGTCCGATCCGGGCTTGATGCTGGGCTACATGGGGGATGCGGCTGCTACTGAGGCGCGGATGCGAGGGGATTGGTTCCTGACCGGCGATCTGGCCGAGATGACGCATGACGGCGCGGTGATCTATCGCGGTCGCGCAGATGATCTGATGAATGCGGGCGGCTTTCGCGTATCGCCCCTGGAGGTTGAGGCGGCCATGGCCACCTGTCCCGGCATCAAGGACTGCGCGGTGACGGAGGTGGAGGTGAAGGCGGGGGTGCGGGTGATCGGCTGCTTCTACCTGAGCGACCAGCCAATCCCGGATGCAG